One genomic segment of Tiliqua scincoides isolate rTilSci1 chromosome 6, rTilSci1.hap2, whole genome shotgun sequence includes these proteins:
- the MANSC4 gene encoding MANSC domain-containing protein 4 produces the protein MSEVFLLLGWVWQSDCLCSPTTFYQNCWIRRFPRLAVDLEQSKERGAHLLKVYTEATAQQCSRTCCLMKNVSCNLAVFNYETSNCVHVYCPALESCIVRPRINVVLYNITPGIDPDLLIFEKLSFKDLSIRSSFHKWERHGSARVANAENCQDANTSSTCLPAETSPTTMTHELVDNSSAPSTASGFTDRIASISWGPTSAPLTVPPTRVMEVLSEEKGSTANPDNATASATSPLTSSTMLSHMPSPAHLNSSKQHLNETKGYSGRNHTSDDGAQRPVLGGVGRGEWLFPVVFCIAFILICCCATLVTTGCCRKRRGHYKPRQRRASASRTFPRYGMVRNNF, from the exons ATGTCTGAAGTGTTTCTGCTTTTGGGCTGGGTGTGGCAATCCGACTGCCTCTGCTCGCCCACCACCTTTTACCAAAATTGCTGGATCCGACGGTTCCCCCGCCTTGCAGTTGACCTGGAGCAGTCAAAGGAGAGAGGGGCCCACCTCCTCAAAGTGTACACAGAAGCAACAGCCCAGCAGTGCAGTCGGACATGCTGCCTCATGAAGAACG TTTCCTGTAACTTGGCTGTATTCAACTATGAAACCAGTAACTGTGTGCATGTTTATTGTCCAGCATTGGAGAGCTGCATAGTGAGGCCCAGAATCAATGTTGTGCTATACAACATCACACCAG GGATTGATCCAGATCTTCTCATTTTTGAGAAGTTGTCTTTTAAAGACCTGAGTATCAGATCCTCGTTTCATAAATGGGAAAGGCATGGAAGTGCAAGGGTTGCCAATGCAGAAAACTGTCAGGATGCAAACACCAGTTCAACATGCCTTCCAGCTGAAACCTCACCTACTACAATGACCCATGAATTGGTTGACAACAGCAGTGCTCCTAGTACTGCAAGTGGCTTCACCGACAGGATTGCATCCATATCTTGGGGACCAACATCTGCCCCACTGACAGTTCCACCTACCAGAGTGATGGAAGTTCTTTCTGAAGAGAAGGGTTCCACAGCCAATCCAGACAATGCAACTGCCTCTGCTACCTCTCCACTCACATCCAGCACAATGTTATCCCacatgcccagcccagcccatctgaacagcagcaagCAACACCTGAATGAAACCAAAGGCTACAGCGGAAGGAACCACACTTCAGATGATGGAGCCCAGAGACCAGTtttgggaggggtgggaaggggggagtggCTGTTTCCAGTGGTGTTTTGTATTGCATTCATTTTGATTTGTTGTTGCGCCACTCTGGTTACAACAGGATGCTGTCGAAAAAGGAGGGGCCACTATAAGCCCAGACAAAGAAGAGCGTCAGCATCCAGAACATTCCCAAGATATGGTATGGTTAGAAATAACTTTTAA